Genomic window (Gammaproteobacteria bacterium):
ACGCAGGAAACCATCGTCCTCGAGCGCTTCTTCGACGAGCTGGGAGACAGCCACCTGGTGATCCACTCGCCCTGGGGCTCGCGGATCAACCGCGCCTGGGGCCTGGCGCTGCGCAAGCGCTTCTGCCGCAAGTTCAACTACGAGCTGCAGGCCGCTGCACTCGAGGACAGCATCGTCATCTCCCTCGGCCCGGTGCACAGTTTCCCGCTGGCCGAGGTCATCGACTACCTGAAGCCGGGGACGGTGCGCCAGGTGCTGGTGCAGGCGCTGCTCGCCGCGCCGATGTTCCCGACGCGCTGGCGCTGGGTGGCCACCACGGCGCTGGCGTTGCGCCGCTTCCGCAACGGGCGCAAGGTGCCGCCGCAGTTCCAGCGCGGCGATGCCGAGGACCTGCTCGCCGTGGTGTTTCCCGAGCAGATTGCCTGCGCCGAGAACATCGTCGGCGACCGCGAGGTTCCCGATCACCCGCTGGTCAACCAGGTTGTGCATGACTGCCTGCACGAGCTGATGGACATCGACGGCCTCGAGGCGCTGCTCGCGCGCATTGCCGCCGGCGAGGTGCGCGTCGAGGCGCGCGACCTCACCACGCCCTCGCCGCTGGCGCAGGAGATCCTCGCGGCGCGTCCCCATGCCTTCCTCGACGATGCGCCGGCCGAGGAGCGCCGCACCCAGGCGGTGCGCAGCCGCCACCTGCTCGATCCGGCCGATGCCGGCAGCCTGGCGCAGCTGGATCCGGCGGCCATCGCCCGTGTCTGCAGGGAAGCCTGGCCCGACCCGCGCAATGCCGACGAGCTGCACGATGCGCTGGCGCTGGCCGGCTTCATCACCGAGGAGGAGGCCGGTCTGGAACCGGGCGAAGGGCCGGGCTGGTTGCCGCTGCTGGAGAGCCTGGTGCGGGAGCGCCGGGCCACGGTGGCGGTCGCCCCGGGCGGGCACCGCCTGTGGGTGGCGGCCGAGCGGCTTGCGCAGTTGCAGGCCGTGCTCGGCGAACTGGCCCTGCTGCCGGTGATCGCGCCCGTGGCGGCGGGCACTCGCAGCCTCGCCGGCTCGCGTGCCGACGCCTTGCGCGAGCTGCTGCGTGGCCGGCTGGAGACCCTGGGCCCGGTGAGCAGCGAGGAACTCGCCGCGCCGCTGGGCCTGGCCAGCAGCGAGGTGCAGATGGCGCTGCTGGCGCTGGAGGCCGAGGGGGCGGTCATGCGCGGCCAGTACCGCACGCCGCCGCGTGCTGCCGAGGAGTGGTGCGACCGTCGGCTGCTGGCGCGCATCCACCGCCAGACCCTGCAGCGGCTGCGCGAACAGGTGGAGCCGGTCAGCCCCGCGGTGCTGATGCGCTTCCTGTTCGACTGGCACGGGCTTGGCGGGGAACGCGGCGAGGGCGCCGCGGCCGTGCGGCGCGCACTCGGCCGCCTGCAGGGCTTCGCGGCGCCGGCGGCAGCCTGGGAGGCAGCGCTGTTGCCGGCCCGCGTGACGCGCTACGCGCCGGCCGACCTCGACGCCGTGCTCGGCACCGGCGAGTACGCCTGGCTGCGCGCCGGGGCGGAGGTTCCGGGACCGGGCCAGCTCAAGGCCGGGCCGGTGAAATCCACGCCGATCGTGCTGGTGGACCGCGCGGCGACGGCGGCGTGGCTGCCGCTGCTGGCCACGGTGCCGGACGACAGCCTGCCGCTGTCCTCGGCGGCACGGGCGATCCGCGCCGCCCTGGCATCCCGCGGTGCGGTGTTCTTCGTCGACCTGGTGCGCATCACCGGGCTGCTGCGGACCCAGGCGGAGCAGGCGCTCGGTGAGCTGGTGGCCTGGGGCCTGGTGACCTCGGACAGCTTCACGGGGCTGCGCGCCCTGATCACCCCCGCCAGCCGGCGCGCCAGTTTCTCGCGGCCGCTGCGCGCCGGTGCCGCGGGTGTCGACGCCGCGGGCCGCTGGTCGCTGGTCGGGCACGGGTCGCCGCCGGCCACCGGCGCCGAGGTCGCGCCCGAAGTGGCCTGGGCCCTGCTGGAACGCTATGGCGTGGTGTTCCGCGCCCTGTTGCGCCGGGAGGCCGGCTTCCTGCCGCCCTGGCGCGAACTCGCGCGAGCCTATCGCCGGCTGGAGGCACGTGGCGAGGTCAGGGGCGGGCGCTTCGTCACGGGGTTCAGCGGCGAGCAGTTCGCGCTGCCGGAGGCGGTGGCGGGGCTGCGGGCGATACGGCGACGCGACGGCGATGACGAGGAACTCGCCATTGCCGCGGCCGATCCCCTCAATCTCTGCGGCATCGTCACGCCCGGGCCGCGGCTGCCGCCCGGGCCGCGCAACCGCGTGCTCTACCGCGGCGGCGTGCCGGTGGCGACCTGCGTGGCCGGCGAGATCCAGTGGCTGGTGGCGCAGGACCCGCGCCAGGAATGGGCCGCGCGTCAGCGGCTGATCCGCGCCGACGGTGGACGGGTGTGGATGGCCGGCGGCACCCGGCCGAACTGAAGCGGCTCAGTCGCGGCGGCGGGCGGCCGCCTCGGCCTCGCGGCCGAAGATGGTCTCGGCGAAGCGCTCGTCGAGGTCCTGCAGGCGCAGCATGCCGGTGGCGCTGGTGTCCACCTCGTCCATGGCCACGGGCGGTGGCGCATCGGCACGCCTCCCGCCGTCACTGCCGCCGAAGATGGCGGCGGTCGGCGAGCGGTTCTCCGCCGCCAGGCTCACGCTGGCCGCCTCGGTGGCGGCACTGGCGCGCAGGGCCAGCGTCAGCTCGCTCGGTTCCGGCAGCTCGGGCTTGCGCCCGCTGTCGGCGGCCGCGGCAGGCTGTGCGCGTTCGGTGCCGACGCTGCTGCCGACGGCGGCGATCTTCGGCGGACTGCTGCGCACGGCGGCCGGCCGTGCCGGCGGTGAAGCGGGCCGGGCCGCGGCATCGGACGCGGACTGCGGCGGCGTCATGGGCTTCCAGCCCAGCCCCTCGGCGGTGCGCTTGACGAAATTGCCATCCGGGCGCTGCACGCCCTGCAGGCAGGCATCGCTCAGGGCGGCATCCAGCAGCGTGTTGATGAGACGCGGCACGCCGGCGACGTAGCAATAGACTGCCGCGCCGACGTTGCTCGACAGCAGCGCGGTGGCATCCGCGCCCACGGCCTCGACCTGGTGGCGGATGTAGCGCTCGGTCTCCGCGAGGGTCAGCGGCCGCACGCGGTAGCGGAAGGCGATGCGCTGGCGCAGCTGGATGAGCGCCGGCACGTCGACCTGCTGGTGCAGCGGGTGCGGACCCATCAGCACGATGTTGAGCTGGCAGCCGCGCTCGCCGGCGAGGTTGGCGACGCGCAGCAGGTGCCTGGCGATGTCGGTGCTGATGCCGCTGATGTCGAGGCAGAGCACCAGGTGCTTGTCTTCCGCGGCGAGCCGGCCCATGGCCAGGCGCAGTTCGTGGAAGGCCTGGGCCGGGGCCATGCTGCCGGGCGTGGTGCCGAGTGCCAGCAGGGTGGCCGCGTAGAGCTCCGCGGGGTCGCCGTAGCGCAGGTCCACGCGTGCCGCGAGGACGCGGCTGCCCAGCGCCGCCAGCGCGTACTCCACCAGCGCGCTCTTGCCCACGCCCGGGCCGCCGGTGACGACGGCCACCGCATCGCGCGCGGTGAGCAGGTGTTGCAGCCGCCCGAGCGCATCGCTCATGGTCGCATTCGCCTGGAAGGTGCGTTCGCCCGGTGCGTGGGTGAACGGCCTGTCCTGCAGCTTGAAGTGCTCGCGGTACACGGTGGAGCCTCGGTGCGGTTGCGTCGGGCCGCGCGGTCGCGGGGTGCTGGGGCGGATTCTGGATTATGTCGGTGCGTCCGGGCGTTGATGGCGGTCACACTGCGGCCGGCCTCCGCCGCCGGGCGGCAGGTCGCGGCCTCGGCCATGTCCGTGACGCAGCTTCAATTTCCCGCTCCGGCCCTCTACCATGGCGGGCCATTGCCCCGAACCGCAACGCGTACCAGAACAGGGTGGGTGATCGCTCATGTCTGCCAATCCCATGCATTCAGCCGATATCGTCGAGTCGCTGGGCCGGGCCATCGGCCGCGAGCACGTGCTCACCGAACCCGCGGAACGCGAGTTCCACGCCATGGATGTCTACAACGCCCGCGAGCTGCCGCTCGCCGTGGTACGCCCCGGCTCGATCGCGGAACTGCAGGCGGTGGTGCGCCTGGCCGCCGCGGCCGGCGTGGCGCTGGTCCCCCGCGGCGGCGGCGCCTCCTACACCGACGGCTACCTGCCGGCTACACCGAACTCGCTGCTGGTGGATACCTCGCGGCTCAACCGCATCATCGAGATCAACACCGAGGACATGTACGTCACCGCCGAGCCGGGCGTGACCTGGCACGACCTGTGGCAGGCGCTGAAGGAGAAGGGCGTACGCGCCAGCTTCTGGGGGCCGTTCTCCGGCATCAAGGCCACGCTCGGCGGCTCGGCGTCGCAGAACAGCGCCAGCCTCGGTTCCGGCAACTACGGCATCTCGGCCGATGCCATCCTCGGCTTCGAGATCGTGCTGGCGAACGGCGAGATCCTGCGTACCGGCTCGTTCGCCGCGGCCAACGGCAAGCCCTTCTTCCGCTGGTACGGCCCGGACCTCACCGGCCTGTTCTGCGGCGATGCGGGTGCGCTCGGCATCAAGGCCAGCATCAGCCTGCGGCTGATCAAGTCGCCGCCATACTTCGGCGCGGCCTCGTTCGGCTTCGAGACCTTCGAGCAGATGGCCGCCGGCATGGCGGCGGTCGCCCGCGAGAACGTCTCCGCGGACAACTTCGGCCTCGATCCCCGGCTGCAGCAGGGCCAGCTCGGCAAGGCGAACGCCAAGGACGCCGTGGCCGCGGCCCTGGCGGTGGCGAAGACGGCGCGCAATCCGCTGGAAGCCGCCGGCAAGCTGGTGAAGATGGCGGCAGCCGGCAAGCGCTTCCTGGCGGGGCACAATTACTCGGCGCACTACACGGTCGAGGGAGTATCGCGGGGCGAGATCAAGGGCAAGCTCGCGGTGCTGCGCGCGGCCATGGAGCCGCATGGCCAGGAGACCGCCAATACCATCCCGACGGTGATCCGCGCCATGCCCTTCATGCCGCTGTATGCCGTGCTCGGGCCCAAAGGCGAGCGCTGGGTGCCGATGCACGGCATCATGCCGTTCTCGAAGATGAACGAGTTCCACGCGAAGCTGTCGCGGCTCTACGCGGACAACGCCGCGCGCATGCAGAAGCTGAAGGTGGACAAGGGCGGCATGTTCCTCGCCATCAACACCAACGCCTTCCTCTACGAGCCGGTGTTCTACTGGGAAGACGATCGCACCGTGTTCCACAACCGCTTCCTGCCGCAGGAGTACCTGAACCTGCTGCCGAAGTACCCGGCCAACCCGGACGGCCGGGCGCTGGTGCGCGAGCTGCGCGGCGAGATCAGGAAGGTGTTCGCCTCGGTGGGCGCGGTCCACATGCAGGTAGGCAAGACCTATCCCTACATGGAAGGCCGCCAGGCCGAGGCCGCGCGCGCCATCCGCGAGATCAAGAAGGAACTCGACCCGGCCGGCATCATGAACCCGGGCGCGCTGCAGCTCTGAGACTGGCGGCAGCGGCTCAGACGGAGAAATCGATGCCCTGCGCGAGCGGCAGGCCGGTGCCCCAGTTGATGGTCACGGTCTGCCGGCGCATGTAGGCCTTCCAGGCATCCGAGCCGGCCTCGCGGCCGCCGCCGCTGTCCTTCTCGCCGCCGAAGGCGCCACCGATCTCCGCCCCCGAGGTGCCGATGTTGACGTTGGCGATGCCGCAGTCGCTGCCGGTCGCCGCGAGGAAGCGCTCGGCATGCTGCAGGCGGTCGGTGAAGAGGGCGGAGGAGAGGCCCTGCGGCACCTCGTTCTGCCATGCGATCGCCTGGTCGAGGCTGCGGCAGGACATCAGGTAGAGGATCGGCGCGAAGGTCTCGCGCTGTACCGGCGGCCAGTCGTGCTGCGCCAGAACCAGCGCCGGCTCGACGAAATGGCCGGGGCGTTTCAGCCGCCTGCCGCCGTGGAGGATGGTCGCGCCCAGCCGTCGCAGTTCCGCCAGCGTGGCGAGGTAGTGCTCCACCGCAGCGGCATCGATCAGCGGGCCCATGAGGATCCCTTTCCGCAGCGGATCGCCGATGCGCAGCTGGCGGTAGGCGGCAACCAGGCGGCGGCTCAATTCCCGCGTGCGGCTGTGATGGACGATCAGCCGCCGGGTGGTGGTGCAGCGCTGTCCGGCGGTGCCGATCGCACCGAAGAGTATCGCCGGCACCGCGAGGTCCAGGTTCGCCTCCCGGTCGACGATGATGGCGTTGTTGCCGCCGAGCTCGAGCAGGCACTTTCCGAGGCGGCCGGCGACGACGCTGGCCACCTGGCGTCCCACCGCGGTGGAGCCGGTGAAGGACAGCAGGTCCACGCGCCGGTCGGCCACCAGCTGCCCGGCGAGGTCCGCGTCAGCGGTGTTGAGCAGCGAGAAGACCGGCGGAAAGCCGCCGTCGGCCAGTGCGCGGTTGCAGATGTGCTGGACGGCAATGCTGCACAGCGGGGTCTTCGGTGACGGCTTCCACACGCAGGCGTTGCCGCAGACGGCGGCGATGAATGCGTTCCAGGACCAGACCGCCATCGGGAAATTGAAGGCGGTGACGATGCCGACCACGCCGAGCGGCTGCCATTGTTCGTAGAGGCGATGGCCAGGCCGCTCGGAAGGCATGGTGCGGCCGTAGAGCATGCGCGACAGCCCGACGGCGAAATCGGCGATGTCGATCATCTCCTGCACTTCGCCGATGCCCTCGGCGCGGATCTTGCCGGACTCCAGGCTCACCAGGGTGCCGAGCGCATCCCGGTGGGCCCGCAGGCCATCGGCGATGCGGCGGATGGCTTCGCCACGCTGCGGGGCGGGGATCTCGCGCCAGCGGAGGAACGCCTGGCGCGATGCATCCAGGATCGCGTCGAGGTCGCGCGGGCCCGCGCCCGTGACCGTGGCCAGCGGCCTGCCGGTGGCCGGATTGGCCGAAGTGAAGGCGGGTGCCGCCGCGTGGCGGTGCCAGCGGCCGGCGGAGCAGACGCCCGGCTGTCGCGGCTTCAGGCGCAGTTCCTCGAAGACCTTGCGCATCGCTGCATTCTGCCAGCGGGCGCGCGGCGGCGCGAGGCGCGGGGGGCTCGGTCATGAGCCTCGCGCCCGGCGGCCTCCAATTCAGGGACCGCAGCGGTTAAACTGGCGCCATGGTGAAGTTCCGCCTCAATGGCCAGGATGTCAGCGTCGAGGTACCCGACGAGATGCCGCTGCTCTGGGTGCTGCGCGACACGCTGGGCTACACCGGCACCAAGTACGGTTGCGGCATGGCGCTGTGCGGTGCCTGCACCGTGCATCTCGATGGCCAGTCGATCCGCTCCTGCGTCGTGCCGGTGTCCGCCGTGGCGGGGCGCTCGATCACCAGCATCGAGGGCATCGGCAAGTCCGAGCAGCTGCATCCGGTGCAGCAGGCCTGGATCGACGAGCAGGTGCCCCAGTGCGGCTACTGCCAGCCGGGCATGATCATGGCGGTGGCGGCCTTCCTGGAGCAGAACCCGCAGCCCGACGACGAGGCGATCAACCGCTCCATCACCAATATCTGCCGCTGCGGAACCTATCCGCGGATCCGCCGTGCCATCCATCGCGCCGCCGAGCTGCGGCGCCAGTCCACCTGACCGAAAGAGAGAGTCCGATGTACGAGCGCTGCCTGTCGCGGTTCGCAAGGGTTTTTCTGGCCGTGGCGCTGGTGGCGCTGGCCGGCTGCGGCAGCAAGCCCGCGCCCGGGGCGGCGACACCGGCCGCGGCTCCGGCGACGCCGAGCGCGGCCACGGCACCGGCCGCGGTGCCTTCGCCGCCGCCCAACCCGGAGCTGGAGGCGATGATCGCCAGGGCGGACCTCAATCGCGGCAAGATCCAGTTCTTCCAGTGCCGTGCCTGCCACAGCCTGGCGCCCGAGACCGAGCCCGGCAAGATCGGCCCGACGCTCTACGGCGTCATCGGCCGGCATGCCGGCAGCGTGACGGGCTACGCCTACTCCGGCGCTGTGGCCAAGTCCGGCATCACCTGGACCGCGGAGCAGATCGACAAGTGGCTGGAGCGACCGAGCGATTTCCTCCCGGGCAACAAGATGGTCTTCGTCGGCATCCAGGATGCGCAGGACCGCGCCAACATCATCGCCTACATCCAGCAGGAGACGGCGAAGGTGGCGGCGAAATAGGCCGGGCGAGGGGGTGG
Coding sequences:
- a CDS encoding DEAD/DEAH box helicase, producing the protein MAIEEFHPAVRDWFDTRFGQATPVQAGAWPAIRAGHHALLAAPTGSGKTLAAFLAAIDALVRDAEAGMLDDQVRVLYVSPLKALSNDIRSNLEEPLAGIQARVLRPLGIRAAVRTGDTPAADRARMRRQPPHILVTTPESLYILLTAESGRQMLGSVRTVIVDELHALADNKRGAHLMLSLERLQALAAAPLQRIGISATQKPIAHMAQFLLGSATGHCEVVDTGFVRQRDLGLELPGSALAPVMAAETWTEIYDRLAELVRGHRSTLIFVNTRRLAERVARHLAERLDADTVTAHHGSLAREHRLDAEQRLKAGRLRALVATASLELGIDIGDVDLCCQLGSPRAIATFLQRVGRSGHGVDALPKGRLFPLSRDDLVECAALLDAVRREELDLIHLQGPALDVLAQQVVAEVACREWTVTGLFELMRRAWPYRQLARETFDQVVQMLADGFTTRRGRQSLHIHHDAVNGRLRARAGTRLTAITNGGAIPDQFDYDVVLLPEEIPIGTLNEDFAFESMTGDIFQLGNTSYRIMKVETGRVLVADARGQPPNIPFWFGEAPGRSDEMSRAVSRLRDQVADALDLGEERARGWLEQELGLAPAAAAQLVGYLAASRIALGELPTQETIVLERFFDELGDSHLVIHSPWGSRINRAWGLALRKRFCRKFNYELQAAALEDSIVISLGPVHSFPLAEVIDYLKPGTVRQVLVQALLAAPMFPTRWRWVATTALALRRFRNGRKVPPQFQRGDAEDLLAVVFPEQIACAENIVGDREVPDHPLVNQVVHDCLHELMDIDGLEALLARIAAGEVRVEARDLTTPSPLAQEILAARPHAFLDDAPAEERRTQAVRSRHLLDPADAGSLAQLDPAAIARVCREAWPDPRNADELHDALALAGFITEEEAGLEPGEGPGWLPLLESLVRERRATVAVAPGGHRLWVAAERLAQLQAVLGELALLPVIAPVAAGTRSLAGSRADALRELLRGRLETLGPVSSEELAAPLGLASSEVQMALLALEAEGAVMRGQYRTPPRAAEEWCDRRLLARIHRQTLQRLREQVEPVSPAVLMRFLFDWHGLGGERGEGAAAVRRALGRLQGFAAPAAAWEAALLPARVTRYAPADLDAVLGTGEYAWLRAGAEVPGPGQLKAGPVKSTPIVLVDRAATAAWLPLLATVPDDSLPLSSAARAIRAALASRGAVFFVDLVRITGLLRTQAEQALGELVAWGLVTSDSFTGLRALITPASRRASFSRPLRAGAAGVDAAGRWSLVGHGSPPATGAEVAPEVAWALLERYGVVFRALLRREAGFLPPWRELARAYRRLEARGEVRGGRFVTGFSGEQFALPEAVAGLRAIRRRDGDDEELAIAAADPLNLCGIVTPGPRLPPGPRNRVLYRGGVPVATCVAGEIQWLVAQDPRQEWAARQRLIRADGGRVWMAGGTRPN
- a CDS encoding FAD-binding oxidoreductase, whose amino-acid sequence is MSANPMHSADIVESLGRAIGREHVLTEPAEREFHAMDVYNARELPLAVVRPGSIAELQAVVRLAAAAGVALVPRGGGASYTDGYLPATPNSLLVDTSRLNRIIEINTEDMYVTAEPGVTWHDLWQALKEKGVRASFWGPFSGIKATLGGSASQNSASLGSGNYGISADAILGFEIVLANGEILRTGSFAAANGKPFFRWYGPDLTGLFCGDAGALGIKASISLRLIKSPPYFGAASFGFETFEQMAAGMAAVARENVSADNFGLDPRLQQGQLGKANAKDAVAAALAVAKTARNPLEAAGKLVKMAAAGKRFLAGHNYSAHYTVEGVSRGEIKGKLAVLRAAMEPHGQETANTIPTVIRAMPFMPLYAVLGPKGERWVPMHGIMPFSKMNEFHAKLSRLYADNAARMQKLKVDKGGMFLAINTNAFLYEPVFYWEDDRTVFHNRFLPQEYLNLLPKYPANPDGRALVRELRGEIRKVFASVGAVHMQVGKTYPYMEGRQAEAARAIREIKKELDPAGIMNPGALQL
- a CDS encoding aldehyde dehydrogenase family protein, with product MRKVFEELRLKPRQPGVCSAGRWHRHAAAPAFTSANPATGRPLATVTGAGPRDLDAILDASRQAFLRWREIPAPQRGEAIRRIADGLRAHRDALGTLVSLESGKIRAEGIGEVQEMIDIADFAVGLSRMLYGRTMPSERPGHRLYEQWQPLGVVGIVTAFNFPMAVWSWNAFIAAVCGNACVWKPSPKTPLCSIAVQHICNRALADGGFPPVFSLLNTADADLAGQLVADRRVDLLSFTGSTAVGRQVASVVAGRLGKCLLELGGNNAIIVDREANLDLAVPAILFGAIGTAGQRCTTTRRLIVHHSRTRELSRRLVAAYRQLRIGDPLRKGILMGPLIDAAAVEHYLATLAELRRLGATILHGGRRLKRPGHFVEPALVLAQHDWPPVQRETFAPILYLMSCRSLDQAIAWQNEVPQGLSSALFTDRLQHAERFLAATGSDCGIANVNIGTSGAEIGGAFGGEKDSGGGREAGSDAWKAYMRRQTVTINWGTGLPLAQGIDFSV
- a CDS encoding (2Fe-2S)-binding protein, with amino-acid sequence MVKFRLNGQDVSVEVPDEMPLLWVLRDTLGYTGTKYGCGMALCGACTVHLDGQSIRSCVVPVSAVAGRSITSIEGIGKSEQLHPVQQAWIDEQVPQCGYCQPGMIMAVAAFLEQNPQPDDEAINRSITNICRCGTYPRIRRAIHRAAELRRQST
- a CDS encoding cytochrome c family protein, translated to MYERCLSRFARVFLAVALVALAGCGSKPAPGAATPAAAPATPSAATAPAAVPSPPPNPELEAMIARADLNRGKIQFFQCRACHSLAPETEPGKIGPTLYGVIGRHAGSVTGYAYSGAVAKSGITWTAEQIDKWLERPSDFLPGNKMVFVGIQDAQDRANIIAYIQQETAKVAAK